Proteins encoded in a region of the Isoalcanivorax pacificus W11-5 genome:
- a CDS encoding peptidyl-prolyl cis-trans isomerase translates to MSCILRALACVTGVLLVVGCSESAPEHQVLVTVNGVPVYDYELALARERTLGEQGMLLADASTDRKVLESLVAGRAMALLAEQGMSEQERTALAHQVAAWREEQLVKRYLSEHVVPVPVPQHRVNEYYQRHPELFGGGTRYRYEQLSVATGQDTALRDKAVRWLGQAVGENDWQALTDAGRTAGLPVNFRQGTAAESLGSETLRARLKAMQPGEVSAVSLEAGEASLLKLVAVETVPPRPLSDVSDDIRLRLAPMQLRQGIREVMDQATAQADIQYLREE, encoded by the coding sequence ATGTCCTGCATCCTCCGCGCCCTGGCATGCGTTACGGGTGTCCTGCTGGTGGTGGGCTGCAGTGAGTCGGCCCCGGAACACCAGGTGCTGGTCACCGTCAATGGCGTGCCGGTGTACGACTATGAGCTGGCGCTGGCCCGCGAGCGGACACTGGGCGAACAGGGCATGCTGCTGGCGGACGCCTCCACTGATCGCAAGGTACTGGAAAGCCTTGTGGCGGGGCGTGCCATGGCGTTGCTCGCAGAACAGGGCATGAGCGAACAGGAGCGTACGGCGCTCGCGCATCAGGTGGCGGCGTGGCGCGAAGAACAGTTGGTCAAGCGTTATCTCTCCGAGCACGTCGTGCCTGTGCCGGTGCCACAACACAGGGTCAACGAGTATTACCAGCGGCACCCGGAGCTGTTCGGGGGCGGTACGCGCTATCGCTATGAACAACTCAGCGTCGCAACGGGCCAGGACACCGCGCTGCGTGACAAAGCGGTGCGCTGGCTGGGGCAGGCGGTCGGGGAAAACGACTGGCAGGCGCTGACGGACGCCGGCCGCACGGCGGGCCTGCCGGTGAACTTCCGCCAGGGCACCGCCGCTGAGTCGCTTGGCAGCGAGACCCTGCGCGCGCGCCTGAAAGCCATGCAGCCGGGGGAGGTCAGCGCCGTATCACTGGAAGCGGGCGAAGCCAGCCTGCTGAAGCTGGTAGCCGTGGAGACGGTGCCGCCACGTCCGTTGTCTGACGTCAGCGATGACATTCGCCTGCGCCTGGCGCCGATGCAATTGCGCCAGGGCATTCGCGAGGTGATGGACCAGGCCACGGCACAGGCGGATATCCAGTATCTGCGGGAAGAATAA
- a CDS encoding peptidylprolyl isomerase has translation MRYLKPVLIACVFLTAGCSDGIATVDGRDISEQEFNAYLQSKRISPENAEQRRRALDDYLHREALAAAALKADLLDQAAIEVEVNEYRKQLVISRYFDAYLRDNVDDAAVANYYAANADKYRARKAHLAHILVRTRPEMSQQEREARLTTITEALSLINRGEDFADVAERYSEDTLSAGKGGDLGWMKEGAVAPAFSDAAFALSPGETSGIVTTPFGFHVIRLIEGPQVASQSLQSVEGDIRYQLRQQAKDEESQRLMSSVKVTRQEAE, from the coding sequence ATGCGTTACCTGAAACCGGTATTGATCGCCTGTGTATTCCTGACGGCGGGCTGCTCGGACGGCATTGCCACCGTGGATGGCCGGGATATTTCCGAACAGGAATTCAATGCCTATCTGCAATCCAAACGCATCTCCCCCGAGAACGCCGAGCAGCGCCGTCGCGCCCTGGACGATTACCTGCACCGCGAGGCACTGGCCGCCGCCGCGCTCAAGGCCGATCTGCTCGACCAGGCGGCGATCGAGGTCGAAGTCAACGAATACCGCAAGCAGCTGGTCATCAGCCGATACTTCGACGCATACCTGCGCGATAACGTGGACGATGCCGCAGTCGCCAACTACTACGCCGCCAATGCGGACAAATATCGCGCCCGCAAGGCGCACCTGGCGCACATTTTAGTGCGCACCCGGCCGGAAATGTCGCAACAGGAACGTGAAGCCCGGCTGACTACCATCACCGAAGCCCTCAGCCTGATTAACCGGGGCGAAGACTTCGCCGACGTCGCAGAGCGCTACTCGGAAGATACCTTGTCGGCGGGCAAGGGCGGCGACCTGGGTTGGATGAAAGAAGGCGCGGTAGCCCCGGCCTTTTCCGACGCAGCGTTCGCGCTGTCGCCGGGCGAAACCTCCGGCATCGTGACCACGCCGTTTGGTTTTCATGTGATTCGCCTGATCGAAGGGCCGCAGGTGGCGAGCCAGTCGCTGCAAAGTGTCGAAGGCGATATCCGTTACCAGCTGCGCCAACAGGCAAAAGATGAAGAGAGCCAGCGCCTGATGTCGTCCGTCAAAGTGACGCGACAGGAGGCCGAGTAA